A window from Ramlibacter pinisoli encodes these proteins:
- a CDS encoding 5'-nucleotidase, whose protein sequence is MGVFGGDKLVVAISSRALFNLEEENRLFESGDPRAYMALQLQRLEEPARPGIAFSLIKKLLAFNDTTSQRVEVVILSRNDPVSGMRIFRSGEANQIKLQRGVFTQGRSPFRYLKPLQAHLFLSANADDVRDALAAGFPAARVLTESVLAGSNYPNEVRIAFDGDAVLFSDEAEQVFQRDGLDAFQEHELSKAAQPLPGGPFKPLLAALHRLQAASTPAMQIRTALVTARSAPAHERAIRTLMEWDIKVDEAMFLGGLPKGEFLREFEPDFFFDDQTRHVDQASLHVPAGHVAGGITNA, encoded by the coding sequence ATGGGGGTGTTCGGCGGCGACAAGCTGGTGGTGGCGATCTCCTCGCGGGCGCTGTTCAACCTGGAAGAGGAGAACCGCCTGTTCGAGAGCGGCGATCCCCGGGCCTACATGGCGCTGCAGCTGCAGCGGCTGGAGGAGCCGGCGCGTCCCGGCATCGCCTTCTCGCTGATCAAGAAGCTGCTGGCCTTCAACGACACCACCTCGCAGCGGGTCGAGGTGGTCATCCTGTCGCGCAACGACCCGGTCTCGGGCATGCGCATCTTCCGCTCCGGCGAGGCCAACCAGATCAAGCTGCAGCGCGGCGTGTTCACCCAGGGCCGCTCGCCGTTCCGCTACCTCAAGCCGCTGCAGGCGCACCTGTTCCTCTCGGCCAACGCCGACGACGTGCGCGATGCGCTGGCGGCGGGCTTCCCGGCGGCGCGCGTGCTCACCGAGTCGGTACTGGCCGGCAGCAACTACCCGAACGAGGTGCGCATCGCCTTCGACGGCGACGCCGTGCTGTTCTCCGACGAGGCCGAGCAGGTGTTCCAGCGCGACGGGCTGGACGCCTTCCAGGAGCACGAGCTGAGCAAGGCCGCGCAGCCGCTGCCGGGCGGGCCGTTCAAGCCGCTGCTGGCGGCCCTGCACCGGCTGCAGGCGGCCAGTACGCCGGCCATGCAGATCCGCACCGCGCTGGTCACGGCGCGCAGCGCGCCGGCGCACGAGCGCGCCATCCGCACGCTGATGGAATGGGACATCAAGGTCGACGAGGCCATGTTCCTGGGCGGCCTGCCCAAGGGCGAGTTCCTGCGCGAGTTCGAGCCCGACTTCTTCTTCGACGACCAGACCCGGCACGTCGACCAGGCCTCGCTGCACGTGCCGGCCGGCCACGTGGCCGGCGGCATCACCAACGCTTAA
- a CDS encoding ABC transporter ATP-binding protein/permease, with amino-acid sequence MTLTERFAAAAATTRRIWALTTPYFGSDEKWRARGLLAAIVVLNLASVYLLVLLNDWNRTFYDALQDKNQAVFWHQLGRFTYLAFALIVVAVYRFWLTQLLEMRWRAWMTRYYLGRWLHGHAFYRMELARFNAAAGSPDNPDQRIQEDLNLFTSSSVSLSMGLLNAVVTLVSFVGILWTLSGTFSFTVGGTAYAIPGFMVWAAIAYCLVGSLLTHWIGRVQIPLNFRQQRLEADFRHHMVRVREYSEAIALDRGQAVERQQLDLRFSHVLRNWLQLLKAQKNLTWFTSFFGQAAVVFPFLVAAPRFFSGAIQLGELMQIASAFGQVQDSLAWLVDNYSSLAAWRATADRLTSFEHSVTAQEAQPAGAQIAVGEELATDGLDLALPGGAALLGGLALRARPGDHVLVKGPSGSGKSTLFRAIAGIWPFAHGRVTVPADTMAIPQQPYFPDGRLRDALAYPEAAAHYGDDALRQALDDALLPDLKERLDDQDAWSQKLSGGERQRLALARVFLKDPRWVLADEATGALDAEAEQVLYRRLIERLDRRGGGLVSIAHRPSLEPLHGRRWELVRNGAPGPAWALREA; translated from the coding sequence ATGACCCTGACCGAACGCTTCGCGGCCGCCGCCGCCACCACGCGCCGCATCTGGGCGCTGACCACGCCCTACTTCGGCTCCGACGAGAAATGGCGTGCGCGCGGGCTGCTGGCGGCCATCGTCGTGCTCAACCTGGCCTCGGTGTACCTGCTGGTGCTGCTCAACGACTGGAACCGCACCTTCTACGACGCCCTGCAGGACAAGAACCAGGCCGTGTTCTGGCACCAGCTGGGCCGCTTCACCTACCTGGCCTTCGCGCTGATCGTGGTCGCGGTGTACCGCTTCTGGCTCACCCAGCTGCTGGAGATGCGCTGGCGCGCCTGGATGACGCGCTACTACCTGGGGCGCTGGCTGCACGGCCACGCGTTCTACCGGATGGAGCTGGCCCGCTTCAACGCCGCCGCCGGCAGCCCCGACAACCCCGACCAGCGGATCCAGGAAGACCTGAACCTGTTCACCTCCTCCTCGGTCTCGCTGAGCATGGGCCTGCTCAATGCGGTCGTGACGCTGGTCAGCTTCGTCGGCATCCTGTGGACGCTCAGCGGAACGTTCAGCTTCACGGTCGGCGGCACGGCCTATGCGATCCCGGGCTTCATGGTCTGGGCCGCCATCGCCTACTGCCTGGTGGGCAGCCTGCTGACGCACTGGATCGGCCGGGTGCAGATCCCGCTGAACTTCCGCCAGCAGCGGCTGGAGGCCGACTTCCGCCACCACATGGTGCGGGTGCGCGAATACAGCGAGGCCATCGCGCTGGACCGCGGCCAGGCCGTGGAGCGCCAGCAGCTGGACCTGCGCTTCTCGCACGTGCTGCGCAACTGGCTGCAGCTGCTGAAGGCGCAGAAGAACCTGACCTGGTTCACCAGCTTCTTCGGCCAGGCGGCGGTGGTGTTCCCGTTCCTGGTGGCGGCGCCGCGCTTCTTCAGCGGCGCCATCCAGCTCGGCGAGCTGATGCAGATCGCGTCGGCATTCGGCCAGGTGCAGGACTCGCTGGCCTGGCTGGTCGACAACTACAGCTCGCTGGCCGCCTGGCGGGCCACGGCCGACCGCCTGACGAGCTTCGAGCACAGCGTGACGGCGCAGGAAGCCCAGCCTGCCGGCGCGCAGATCGCCGTCGGCGAGGAACTGGCCACCGACGGCCTCGACCTGGCCCTGCCCGGCGGCGCGGCGCTGCTGGGCGGGCTGGCGCTGCGGGCCCGCCCCGGCGACCACGTGCTGGTGAAGGGCCCCTCGGGCAGCGGCAAGTCGACCCTGTTCCGCGCCATCGCCGGCATCTGGCCGTTCGCCCACGGCCGGGTCACCGTGCCGGCCGACACCATGGCGATCCCGCAGCAGCCCTACTTCCCGGACGGGCGGCTGCGCGATGCGCTTGCCTACCCGGAGGCGGCGGCGCACTACGGCGACGACGCCCTGCGCCAGGCGCTGGACGACGCCCTGCTGCCGGACCTGAAGGAGCGCCTGGACGACCAGGACGCCTGGAGCCAGAAGCTTTCGGGCGGCGAGCGCCAGCGGCTGGCGCTGGCGCGCGTGTTCCTGAAGGACCCGCGCTGGGTGCTGGCCGACGAGGCGACGGGCGCGCTGGACGCCGAGGCCGAGCAGGTGCTGTACCGGCGCCTGATCGAGCGCCTCGACCGCCGCGGCGGCGGGCTGGTGTCGATCGCGCACCGCCCGTCGCTGGAGCCCCTGCACGGACGCCGCTGGGAACTGGTGCGCAACGGCGCGCCGGGCCCGGCCTGGGCCCTGCGCGAGGCCTGA
- a CDS encoding DMT family transporter encodes MPGDGARSRHPWVRRATLARRRADRLPPAVRGLLWSVLSGLLFVVLNTIMRGLALELDPYQTQFLRYLAGLVVMLPLVVRSGVATYWPKNVGGQFTRGFVHTLALWLWFSAIPFITLADTTAIGFTTPIFVMIGAVLVFKEPMRWERWLAAAIGFAGVLIVVGPQLTGAGGRYTLFMLASAPVFAASFLITKGLTRYERAEVIVVWQAISVAACSLPLALAHWHPLGVTHGLLFLLCGLLGSAGHYCLTRSFSVADISATQSVKFLDLVWATALGFLVFGDLPSQFTLAGGAVICASTVWIARREARGRLQARAPS; translated from the coding sequence ATGCCGGGTGACGGCGCCCGGTCGCGCCACCCCTGGGTGCGGCGCGCCACGCTGGCCCGGCGCCGGGCGGACCGCCTGCCGCCGGCGGTGCGCGGCCTGTTGTGGTCGGTGCTGTCGGGGCTGCTGTTCGTGGTGCTCAACACCATCATGCGTGGCCTGGCGCTGGAGCTCGATCCCTACCAGACGCAGTTCCTGCGCTACCTCGCCGGTTTGGTCGTCATGCTGCCGCTGGTGGTGCGCAGCGGCGTGGCCACCTACTGGCCGAAGAACGTCGGAGGCCAGTTCACGCGCGGCTTCGTGCACACGCTCGCGCTGTGGCTGTGGTTCAGCGCCATCCCGTTCATCACGCTGGCCGACACCACCGCCATCGGCTTCACCACCCCGATCTTCGTCATGATCGGTGCCGTGCTCGTGTTCAAGGAACCGATGCGCTGGGAGCGCTGGCTGGCCGCGGCGATCGGCTTCGCCGGCGTGCTGATCGTGGTCGGCCCGCAGCTCACCGGGGCCGGCGGCCGCTACACGCTCTTCATGCTGGCGTCCGCACCGGTGTTCGCCGCCTCGTTCCTGATCACCAAGGGACTGACGCGCTACGAGCGGGCCGAGGTGATCGTGGTCTGGCAGGCGATCAGCGTCGCCGCCTGCAGCCTGCCGCTGGCGCTCGCCCACTGGCATCCGCTCGGCGTCACGCACGGGCTGCTGTTCCTGCTGTGCGGCCTGCTCGGGAGCGCGGGCCACTACTGCCTGACGCGCTCGTTCAGCGTCGCCGACATCTCGGCCACCCAGTCGGTCAAGTTCCTCGACCTGGTGTGGGCCACCGCCCTGGGCTTCCTGGTGTTCGGTGACCTGCCCAGCCAGTTCACGCTGGCCGGCGGCGCGGTGATCTGCGCCTCGACCGTGTGGATCGCCCGGCGCGAGGCGCGCGGCCGGCTGCAGGCGCGCGCGCCGAGCTGA
- a CDS encoding isocitrate lyase/PEP mutase family protein, whose amino-acid sequence MTLRQRLARAEVLLAPGVYDALTALVAQQAGFEALYLSGASIAYTRLGRSDIGLTTQTEVADTLARITERVPLPVIVDADTGFGNALNVQRTVREFERAGAAMVQLEDQTFPKRCGHLDGKGVVPAGEMVGKLHAALDARRSADTLVLARTDAVAVEGFEAALERAERYLEAGADALFIEAVRTPAQMDAACARFAARVPLLANMVEGGKTPVQSAAELGARGFRIVIYPGGTARAVAHLLQRYYGSLRHHGSTAPLRGEMLDFDQLNALIGTPELLAQGRRYDDPGPPGS is encoded by the coding sequence ATGACGCTGCGGCAACGCTTGGCCCGGGCCGAGGTCCTGCTCGCGCCCGGCGTGTACGACGCGCTCACCGCGCTGGTGGCGCAGCAGGCCGGCTTCGAGGCGCTGTACCTGTCGGGCGCCTCGATCGCCTACACCCGGCTCGGCCGCTCCGACATCGGGCTCACCACGCAGACCGAGGTGGCCGACACGCTGGCACGCATCACCGAGCGGGTGCCGTTGCCGGTGATCGTCGACGCCGACACCGGCTTCGGCAACGCCCTGAACGTGCAGCGCACGGTGCGCGAGTTCGAGCGCGCCGGTGCCGCCATGGTGCAGCTGGAGGACCAGACCTTCCCCAAGCGCTGCGGCCACCTCGACGGCAAGGGTGTGGTGCCGGCCGGCGAGATGGTGGGCAAGCTGCACGCCGCGCTCGACGCCCGGCGCAGCGCCGACACGCTGGTGCTGGCGCGCACCGACGCGGTGGCGGTGGAAGGCTTCGAGGCCGCGCTGGAGCGCGCCGAGCGCTACCTGGAGGCCGGCGCCGACGCCCTGTTCATCGAGGCCGTGCGCACGCCGGCGCAGATGGACGCCGCCTGCGCGCGCTTTGCGGCCCGGGTGCCGCTGCTGGCCAACATGGTCGAAGGCGGCAAGACGCCGGTGCAGTCGGCCGCCGAACTGGGCGCGCGCGGCTTCCGCATCGTCATCTACCCGGGGGGAACGGCGCGCGCGGTGGCGCACCTGCTGCAGCGCTACTACGGAAGCCTGCGCCACCATGGCAGCACCGCGCCGCTGCGCGGCGAGATGCTCGACTTTGATCAGCTCAATGCGCTGATCGGGACCCCGGAGCTGCTGGCGCAGGGCCGGCGCTACGACGATCCAGGCCCGCCCGGTTCCTGA
- a CDS encoding FAD-dependent oxidoreductase, whose protein sequence is MNDHQPAVLPAQRLAAEAPALPVAIVGAGACGLVAATVLRDAGIDCVLLERDARPAGSTALSSGFIPAAGTRAQRACGIEDSPERFARDIQAKAKGHAAPHLVRAYTEAIAPALDHLEQRHGIAFELLDGFLYPGHGVRRMHAVRERTGAALMAQLERAATGAGAWLVGDATVRELYVDDQRRIQGVGYRRPDGTLEQLRCQQLLLACNGFGGHAAMVAQLLPAMRDATFAGHAGNDGSAIRWGQALGARLADLGGYQGHGSWVVPHGILMTWAVMAEGGVQLNRLGRRFHDETHGYSEAAVEVLRQPDGIAWNVFDDHLLALARGFPDFQQAEAAGAVRSAPDRAALAALIGCPVEALDPALDRFTPPFHAVKVTGALFHTQGGLDIDAQCRVLDQQGRPFPNLLAAGGTARGVSGDAVWGYLSGNGLLSAVAGGWIAARTAITTGGCA, encoded by the coding sequence ATGAACGATCACCAGCCCGCGGTGCTGCCGGCGCAGCGGCTGGCCGCCGAGGCGCCGGCGCTGCCGGTCGCCATCGTCGGCGCCGGTGCCTGCGGGCTGGTGGCGGCGACGGTGCTGCGCGACGCCGGCATCGACTGCGTGCTGCTCGAACGCGACGCCCGGCCGGCCGGCTCGACGGCGCTGTCGTCCGGCTTCATCCCGGCCGCCGGCACGCGCGCCCAGCGGGCCTGCGGCATCGAGGACAGCCCGGAGCGCTTCGCCCGCGACATCCAGGCCAAGGCCAAGGGCCACGCAGCGCCGCATTTGGTGCGCGCCTACACCGAGGCCATCGCGCCGGCGCTGGACCACCTGGAGCAGCGGCACGGCATCGCCTTCGAGCTGCTGGACGGCTTCCTGTACCCGGGCCATGGCGTGCGCCGCATGCATGCGGTGCGCGAGAGGACCGGCGCCGCGCTGATGGCGCAACTGGAACGGGCCGCCACCGGCGCCGGCGCCTGGCTGGTGGGCGATGCCACCGTGCGCGAGCTGTACGTGGACGACCAGCGGCGGATCCAGGGGGTCGGCTACCGGCGGCCGGACGGCACGCTCGAGCAACTGCGCTGCCAACAACTGCTGCTGGCGTGCAACGGCTTCGGTGGCCATGCCGCGATGGTCGCGCAGCTGTTGCCGGCGATGCGCGACGCCACCTTCGCCGGCCATGCCGGCAACGACGGCAGCGCCATCCGCTGGGGCCAGGCCCTGGGCGCGCGGCTGGCCGACCTGGGCGGCTACCAGGGCCACGGCTCCTGGGTGGTGCCGCACGGCATCCTGATGACGTGGGCCGTGATGGCCGAAGGCGGCGTGCAGCTCAACCGGCTGGGGCGGCGCTTCCACGACGAGACGCACGGCTATTCCGAGGCCGCCGTGGAGGTGCTGCGGCAGCCGGACGGCATCGCCTGGAACGTGTTCGACGACCACCTGCTGGCGCTGGCACGCGGCTTTCCGGACTTCCAGCAGGCCGAAGCGGCCGGCGCCGTGCGCAGCGCGCCCGACCGGGCCGCGCTGGCCGCGCTGATCGGCTGCCCGGTCGAGGCGCTCGACCCGGCGCTCGACCGCTTCACGCCGCCGTTCCATGCGGTGAAGGTGACCGGCGCGCTGTTCCACACCCAGGGCGGGCTGGACATCGACGCGCAGTGCCGCGTGCTCGACCAGCAGGGGCGGCCTTTCCCCAACCTGCTGGCCGCCGGCGGCACCGCCCGCGGCGTCTCGGGCGATGCGGTCTGGGGCTACCTGTCCGGCAACGGACTGCTCAGCGCGGTGGCAGGTGGCTGGATCGCCGCCCGTACCGCCATCACGACGGGAGGTTGCGCATGA
- a CDS encoding dihydroorotase encodes MPSPVYDLLIKNVRVVRPNGNTVHASDIAIQGDSVARVAPGIDAQLAKSVYDGGGKLAFPGVVDAHMHSGIYSPLEEDAISESKAAAVGGVTSSLNYFRTGQYYLNKGGPYAKFFPEVLKIAKGRFHVDYGFHLAPMDRKHIDEIPMLVDKHGVASFKIFMFYGSHGLHGASDAQREFLMIGDDERYDLAHFEFIMRGIQRAREAMPERAQQISLSLHCETAEIMTAYTRLVEKDKSLRGLAAYSAARPQHSEGLAVFIASYLAHETALPNINLLHLSSRKAVQAALMMADVFPHIDFKREVTIGHLMLDVTSKAAELAKVNPPIRPREDVEFLWQALLAGELDWVVSDHACCRHETKIPKRYFGNIWMAKSGFGGTEYLLPALVSEGTRRGMDYNHMARVLSWNPAQRFGLNRKGDIAEGFDADIALVDPSHTWTIRAGDSPSTQGYTPFEGLELSAHVDATFLRGRLISENGQVLGKPQGRYLHRPTA; translated from the coding sequence ATGCCTTCCCCTGTGTACGACCTGCTGATCAAGAACGTCCGCGTGGTGCGCCCGAACGGCAACACGGTCCACGCGAGCGACATCGCCATCCAGGGCGACAGCGTGGCCAGGGTGGCGCCCGGCATCGACGCGCAGCTGGCCAAATCGGTCTACGACGGCGGCGGCAAGCTGGCCTTCCCGGGCGTGGTCGACGCCCACATGCACAGCGGCATCTACTCGCCGCTGGAAGAAGATGCCATCAGCGAGAGCAAGGCGGCGGCCGTCGGCGGCGTGACCTCCAGCCTGAACTATTTCCGCACCGGCCAGTACTACCTGAACAAGGGCGGGCCGTACGCGAAGTTCTTCCCCGAGGTGCTCAAGATCGCCAAGGGGCGCTTCCACGTCGACTACGGCTTCCACCTGGCGCCGATGGACCGCAAGCACATCGACGAGATCCCGATGCTGGTCGACAAGCACGGCGTGGCCAGCTTCAAGATCTTCATGTTCTACGGCTCGCACGGGCTGCACGGCGCGTCGGACGCGCAGCGCGAGTTCCTGATGATCGGCGACGACGAGCGCTACGACCTGGCGCACTTCGAGTTCATCATGCGCGGCATCCAGCGGGCGCGCGAGGCCATGCCCGAGCGCGCGCAGCAGATCTCGCTGTCGCTGCACTGCGAGACGGCCGAGATCATGACGGCCTACACCCGGCTGGTCGAGAAGGACAAGTCGCTGCGCGGCCTGGCGGCCTACAGCGCGGCGCGCCCGCAGCATTCGGAGGGGCTGGCGGTGTTCATCGCCAGCTACCTGGCCCACGAGACCGCGCTGCCCAACATCAACCTGCTGCACCTGTCGTCGCGCAAGGCGGTGCAGGCGGCGCTGATGATGGCCGACGTGTTCCCGCACATCGACTTCAAGCGCGAGGTGACCATCGGCCACCTGATGCTGGACGTGACCTCCAAGGCGGCGGAACTGGCCAAGGTGAACCCGCCGATCCGCCCGCGCGAGGACGTGGAGTTCCTGTGGCAGGCGCTGCTCGCCGGCGAGCTCGACTGGGTGGTGTCCGACCACGCCTGCTGCCGCCACGAGACCAAGATCCCCAAGCGCTACTTCGGCAACATCTGGATGGCCAAGAGCGGCTTCGGCGGCACCGAGTACCTGCTGCCGGCCCTGGTGAGCGAGGGCACGCGGCGCGGCATGGACTACAACCACATGGCCCGCGTGCTGAGCTGGAACCCGGCCCAGCGTTTCGGCCTGAACCGCAAGGGCGACATCGCCGAGGGCTTCGACGCCGACATCGCCCTGGTCGACCCTTCGCACACCTGGACCATCCGGGCCGGCGATTCGCCCTCGACCCAGGGCTACACGCCCTTCGAGGGGCTGGAGCTGTCGGCCCACGTGGACGCCACCTTCCTGCGCGGCCGCCTGATCAGCGAGAACGGGCAGGTGCTCGGCAAGCCGCAGGGCCGCTACCTGCACCGGCCGACGGCATGA
- a CDS encoding 3-isopropylmalate dehydratase yields MTGPHRVWQVGADVDTDALAPGAYMKLGIEGIAPHCLEALRPDFARAVRPGDVLVAGPNFGIGSSREQAAGALVHLGLAAVIAPSYGGLFFRNAFNLGLLLLTCSEAQALHEGDTVAIDPAGPAVVAPDGRLLACDPVPDFLLAMVRAGGLFRLLQQRLAPNP; encoded by the coding sequence GTGACCGGCCCGCACCGGGTCTGGCAGGTCGGCGCCGACGTCGACACCGACGCGCTCGCGCCGGGCGCCTACATGAAGCTGGGCATCGAGGGCATCGCGCCGCACTGCCTGGAAGCGCTGCGGCCGGACTTCGCACGGGCGGTGCGGCCCGGCGACGTGCTGGTGGCGGGGCCGAACTTCGGCATCGGCTCCTCGCGCGAGCAGGCCGCCGGCGCGCTGGTCCACCTGGGCCTGGCCGCCGTCATCGCGCCGTCCTACGGCGGCCTGTTCTTCCGCAACGCATTCAACCTGGGGCTGCTGCTGCTGACCTGCAGCGAGGCCCAGGCCCTGCACGAGGGCGACACCGTCGCCATCGATCCGGCGGGCCCCGCCGTGGTCGCGCCGGACGGCCGGCTGCTCGCGTGCGACCCGGTGCCCGATTTCCTGCTCGCCATGGTGCGCGCCGGCGGCCTGTTCCGGCTGCTGCAGCAGCGCCTCGCCCCCAACCCCTGA